One region of Danio rerio strain Tuebingen ecotype United States chromosome 5, GRCz12tu, whole genome shotgun sequence genomic DNA includes:
- the histh1l1 gene encoding histone H1 like1 (The RefSeq protein has 1 substitution compared to this genomic sequence), which yields MAETAPAPAAAPAKSPRKKATKAKKPGPSVSDLIVKAVAASNERKGVSLAALKKALAGGGYDVEKNNSRVKITLKALVKRGALVQTKGTGASGSFKVSKKAAAKKPAKKVVAKPKKPVVKKKKAAAKVAKPKKAAVKKASPKKSPKKVKKPAAKKVAKSPKKVKKPAVKKVAKSPKKVKAVKPKAAKPKAAKAKKTAAKKK from the coding sequence ATGGCAGAAACTGCTCCTGCTCCCGCGGCGGCTCCGGCCAAATCTCCGAGGAAGAAGGCGACAAAGGCGAAAAAGCCCGGACCCAGCGTGTCAGACCTCATCGTGAAGGCGGTTGCTGCTTCCAACGAGCGCAAAGGAGTTTCCCTAGCGGCTCTGAAGAAGGCTTTGGCAGGTGGTGGATATGACGTCGAGAAGAACAACTCTCGCGTCAAGATCGCCCTGAAAGCTTTGGTGAAAAGGGGGGCGCTTGTCCAGACCAAAGGCACCGGAGCGTCCGGATCCTTCAAGGTGAGCAAGAAAGCAGCCGCCAAGAAACCCGCCAAGAAAGTTGTGGCGAAGCCGAAGAAGCCAGTCGTCAAGAAGAAGAAGGCGGCGGCCAAGGTGGCAAAGCCCAAGAAGGCAGCAGTAAAGAAAGCCTCCCCGAAGAAGTCTCCTAAGAAAGTGAAGAAACCGGCTGCCAAGAAAGTCGCCAAAAGCCCAAAGAAAGTGAAGAAGCCGGCTGTGAAGAAAGTTGCAAAGAGTCCTAAGAAGGTCAAAGCAGTGAAACCTAAAGCTGCAAAGCCCAAGGCTGCCAAGGCGAAGAAGACGGCCGCCAAGAAGAAGTAG
- the drd7 gene encoding dopamine receptor D7 (The RefSeq protein has 1 substitution compared to this genomic sequence) has translation MVNQTEGYVSELITRSTTACLLFIFVLSTFLGNALVCTAVVRFRHLRSKVAYVFVVSLAVSDLLVATLVMPWKAAAEIVGFWPFGSFCEVWIAFDIMCSTASILNLCIISVDRYWAIAIPLSYEQKMTRRVAFVMIGVAWTLSVLISFIPVQLSWHKSIDPIEDLAEKCDASLNRTYAITSSLISFYIPVSIMIVTYSRIFLIAQRQIRRISMQECSIKHVQSCQSCNKAPEEKLKSSFRRETKVLKTLSMIMGVFVCCWLPFFILNCMVPFCDPGLHNAGQIPCVNKTTFDVFVWCGWANSTLNPVVYAFNAEFRKAFSSILGCGKLCCQNNVQTVDFSNELVSYHRDSTNLRDVHLFGHPCLHPHAVREGSDKDMCFDTVSQMAEVPYEMECNFVYGERHPVGETELSLDKIIPFTKEDELVSLEHVVRNEVESPSISGIL, from the coding sequence ATGGTAAACCAGACTGAAGGTTACGTCTCAGAGCTGATAACCCGCTCCACGACTGCTTGCctgctttttatttttgtgctctCCACCTTTCTAGGGAATGCTCTGGTTTGCACAGCGGTGGTACGGTTTCGTCATCTGCGCTCCAAAGTAGCATACGTGTTTGTTGTGTCTTTGGCTGTTTCGGACCTCTTAGTTGCCACTCTTGTAATGCCATGGAAGGCAGCTGCTGAGATTGTGGGTTTCTGGCCGTTCGGGAGCTTCTGTGAAGTATGGATAGCTTTTGACATCATGTGCTCCACTGCCTCCATTCTCAACCTGTGCATCATAAGTGTGGATCGTTACTGGGCGATTGCTATCCCGTTGAGCTACGAGCAGAAAATGACCAGAAGAGTGGCGTTCGTCATGATTGGAGTGGCATGGACGCTTTCTGTCCTCATCTCATTCATTCCTGTGCAGCTGAGTTGGCATAAGTCTCTCGACCCTATAGAAGACCTGGCTGAGAAATGCGATGCCAGTTTAAACCGCACTTACGCCATCACTTCATCTCTGATCAGCTTCTACATCCCAGTCTCCATAATGATTGTCACTTACTCACGCATCTTCCTCATAGCACAAAGGCAGATCCGAAGGATATCGATGCAAGAGTGTAGCATCAAACATGTCCAGTCCTGCCAAAGCTGCAATAAAGCTCCTGAAGAGAAGTTAAAAAGCTCATTTAGGAGGGAAACCAAAGTCCTGAAAACTCTGTCGATGATCATGGGGGTGTTCGTCTGCTGTTGGCTGCCTTTTTTCATTCTCAACTGCATGGTGCCGTTTTGTGATCCTGGCCTCCACAACGCCGGTCAGATCCCATGCGTCAATAAGACCACCTttgatgtgtttgtgtggtgtGGCTGGGCGAATTCTACCTTGAATCCTGTCGTTTATGCATTTAATGCAGAGTTCCGTAAAGCCTTCTCCAGCATCCTGGGATGTGGGAAGTTGTGCTGTCAGAATAATGTGCAAACTGTTGACTTCAGCAACGAGCTGGTGTCGTACCATCGAGACTCCACAAATCTTCGAGATGTTCACCTGTTCGGTCATCCCTGTCTGCATCCACACGCTGTCAGGGAGGGAAGTGACAAAGACATGTGCTTTGATACTGTTTCACAGATGGCTGAAGTTCCTTACGAGATGGAATGTAACTTTGTATATGGAGAAAGGCATCCTGTGGGAGAAACAGAGCTATCACTTGATAAAATCATACCATTTACCAAAGAAGATGAGTTGGTGTCACTTGAACATGTTGTTCGTAATGAAGTCGAGTCTCCTAGTATATCTGGAATACTATGA